In the genome of Prionailurus viverrinus isolate Anna unplaced genomic scaffold, UM_Priviv_1.0 scaffold_45, whole genome shotgun sequence, one region contains:
- the MFSD10 gene encoding major facilitator superfamily domain-containing protein 10 isoform X13 — protein sequence MWVEVVRRCGRPPTRVRLVAGEASALPAGRCGSRGSPSPAACPGVPGSAQRAEPPRHWRARSRRGHQGRHQPVSGGKARRPLPTRPLSACRPEEEARRRPRPGREEAWPARARPRQCARSPFRIRPSVRVSDRPSSLSARPRQPGGIGAAPTMGWGAGGSCTPRPPIRQQPLSEPRVITVVFLGLLLDLLAFTLLLPLLPGLLESHGRAHDPLYGSWQQGVDWFAAAIRMPAEKRYNSVLFGGLIGSVFSFLQFLLAPVTGAVSDCLGRRPVMLLSLAGLATSYAVWAASKSFAAFLASRVIGGISKGNVSLSTAIVADLGSPSARSRGMSLEWPSRWPSRWAPCLAPSCQRRWYPGWLCSLLPPTCCLFSASCRRRCLRRSG from the exons ATGTGGGTGGAGGTGGTGAGGAGGTGTGGGCGTCCGCCGACCCGGGTCAGGCTGGTGGCAGGAGAGGCCAGCGCGCTGCCGGCTGGACGCTGTGGCTCCCGCGGGTCCCCTTCCCCGGCCGCCTGTCCCGGGGTCCCGGGCTCGGCACAACGCGCAGAGCCGCCGAGACACTGGCGTGCGCGGTCACGGCGGGGACACCAGGGCCGGCACCAGCCGGTGAGCGGCGGGAAGGCGCGCCGACCCCTCCCGACCCGCCCGCTCTCGGCCTGCCGGCCGGAAGAGGAAGCGCGCCGGCGCCCACGTCCGGGGCGGGAGGAGGCGTGGCCGGCGCGCGCCCGCCCCCGGCAGTGTGCCCGCAGTCCATTCCGCATCCGTCCATCAGTTCGTGTGTCCGACCGTCCGTCATCCCTGAGCGCGCGGCCGCGGCAG CCAGGCGGGATTGGAGCGGCCCCCACCATgggctggggagcaggagggagctGCACCCCGCGCCCACCCATCCGCCAACAGCCCTTGTCAGAGCCCCGTGTGATCACCGTGGTCTTCCTCGGCCTCCTGCTGGACCTCCTGGCCTTCACTCTGCTGTTGCCTCTGCTGCCAGGGCTGCTGGAGAGCCATGGCCGTGCCCAC GATCCCCTCTATGGCTCCTGGCAACAAGGCGTGGACTGGTTTGCCGCAGCCATCAGGATGCCAGCGGAGAAGAGGTACAACAGTGTCCTGTTTGGAG GTCTGATAGGCTCAGTCTTCTCCTTCCTGCAGTTCCTCTTGGCACCAGTCACGGGGGCTGTCTCAGACTGTCTCGGGAGGCGCCCGGTGATGCTGCTGTCCCTG GCAGGTCTGGCCACCTCGTATGCCGTGTGGGCGGCCTCAAAGAGCTTCGCCGCCTTCCTGGCCTCCAGGGTGATTGGGGGCATCAGCAAGGGAAACGTCAGCCTCTCCACAGCCATCGTAGCCGACCTGGGCTCACCTTCCGCCCGCAGCCGAGGCATG TCATTGGAGTGGCCTTCTCGCTGGCCTTCACGCTGGGCCCCATGCTTGGCGCCTTCCTGCCAGCGGAGATGGTACCCTGGCTGGCTTTGCTCTTTGCTGCCTCCGAcctgttgtttattttctgcttcctGCCGGAGACGCTGCCTGCGGAGAAGCGGGTAA
- the MFSD10 gene encoding major facilitator superfamily domain-containing protein 10 isoform X8, whose protein sequence is MGWGAGGSCTPRPPIRQQPLSEPRVITVVFLGLLLDLLAFTLLLPLLPGLLESHGRAHDPLYGSWQQGVDWFAAAIRMPAEKRYNSVLFGGLIGSVFSFLQFLLAPVTGAVSDCLGRRPVMLLSLAGLATSYAVWAASKSFAAFLASRVIGGISKGNVSLSTAIVADLGSPSARSRGMAVIGVAFSLAFTLGPMLGAFLPAEMVPWLALLFAASDLLFIFCFLPETLPAEKRASSIGPGFQAAADLLSPVALLRFSAVARGQDPPAGDGIRHLRRLGLVYFLYLFLFSGLEFTLSFLAHQRFQFSSLQQGKMFFFIGLTMATVQGAYARKISPGSEIAAVKRPLPSWCPACPPWSLTMVRSLSLPEAPQVGGDQQAPDGFLPPPPTKGLPRQKGTIMGTLRSLGALARAVGPMVAASVYWLAGARVCFTVCSGLFLLPFLLLRNLRPPARMAPKAE, encoded by the exons ATgggctggggagcaggagggagctGCACCCCGCGCCCACCCATCCGCCAACAGCCCTTGTCAGAGCCCCGTGTGATCACCGTGGTCTTCCTCGGCCTCCTGCTGGACCTCCTGGCCTTCACTCTGCTGTTGCCTCTGCTGCCAGGGCTGCTGGAGAGCCATGGCCGTGCCCAC GATCCCCTCTATGGCTCCTGGCAACAAGGCGTGGACTGGTTTGCCGCAGCCATCAGGATGCCAGCGGAGAAGAGGTACAACAGTGTCCTGTTTGGAG GTCTGATAGGCTCAGTCTTCTCCTTCCTGCAGTTCCTCTTGGCACCAGTCACGGGGGCTGTCTCAGACTGTCTCGGGAGGCGCCCGGTGATGCTGCTGTCCCTG GCAGGTCTGGCCACCTCGTATGCCGTGTGGGCGGCCTCAAAGAGCTTCGCCGCCTTCCTGGCCTCCAGGGTGATTGGGGGCATCAGCAAGGGAAACGTCAGCCTCTCCACAGCCATCGTAGCCGACCTGGGCTCACCTTCCGCCCGCAGCCGAGGCATG GCAGTCATTGGAGTGGCCTTCTCGCTGGCCTTCACGCTGGGCCCCATGCTTGGCGCCTTCCTGCCAGCGGAGATGGTACCCTGGCTGGCTTTGCTCTTTGCTGCCTCCGAcctgttgtttattttctgcttcctGCCGGAGACGCTGCCTGCGGAGAAGCGG gcatcCTCTATCGGCCCGGGGTTCCAGGCTGCGGCAGACCTGCTCAGCCCCGTGGCCCTGCTCCGTTTCTCGGCCGTGGCCCGTGGCCAGGACCCACCCGCTGGAGACG GGATCCGTCACCTTCGCCGCCTGGGTCTGGTGTACTTCCTCTACCTCTTCCTGTTCTCGGGTCTCGAGTTCACCCTGAGCTTCCTCGCTCATCAGCGCTTCCAGTTCAGCAG CCTGCAGCAAGGAAAGATGTTTTTCTTCATCGGCCTCACCATGGCCACCGTGCAGGGCGCCTACGCCCGGAAGATCAGCCCTGGCAGCGAGATTGCAGCGGTGAAGCGG CCGCTGCCGTCGTGGTGCCCTGCTTGTCCTCCGTGGTCGCTGACTATGGTAAGGAGCCTTTCTTTGCCCGAGGCCCCCCAGGTGGGAGGAGACCAGCAAGCACCCGACggcttcctcccccccccccccaccaaaggctTGCCCAGGCAGAAGGGCACGATCATGGGCACACTTCGGAGCCTGGGCGCCCTGGCCAGGGCAGTGGGACCCATGGTGGCTGCCTCAG TGTACTGGCTGGCCGGGGCCAGGGTCTGCTTCACGGTGTGCTCAGGCCTCTTCCTGCTCCCTTTCCTGCTCCTGCGCAACCTGAGGCCTCCAGCCCGCATGGCACCCAAGGCCGAGTAG
- the MFSD10 gene encoding major facilitator superfamily domain-containing protein 10 isoform X12, whose protein sequence is MGWGAGGSCTPRPPIRQQPLSEPRVITVVFLGLLLDLLAFTLLLPLLPGLLESHGRAHDPLYGSWQQGVDWFAAAIRMPAEKRYNSVLFGGLIGSVFSFLQFLLAPVTGAVSDCLGRRPVMLLSLGDWGHQQGKRQPLHSHRSRPGLTFRPQPRHGSHWSGLLAGLHAGPHAWRLPASGDGTLAGFALCCLRPVVYFLLPAGDAACGEAGILYRPGVPGCGRPAQPRGPAPFLGRGPWPGPTRWRRDPSPSPPGSGVLPLPLPVLGSRVHPELPRSSALPVQQPAARKDVFLHRPHHGHRAGRLRPEDQPWQRDCSGEAAAAVVVPCLSSVVADYGLPRQKGTIMGTLRSLGALARAVGPMVAASVYWLAGARVCFTVCSGLFLLPFLLLRNLRPPARMAPKAE, encoded by the exons ATgggctggggagcaggagggagctGCACCCCGCGCCCACCCATCCGCCAACAGCCCTTGTCAGAGCCCCGTGTGATCACCGTGGTCTTCCTCGGCCTCCTGCTGGACCTCCTGGCCTTCACTCTGCTGTTGCCTCTGCTGCCAGGGCTGCTGGAGAGCCATGGCCGTGCCCAC GATCCCCTCTATGGCTCCTGGCAACAAGGCGTGGACTGGTTTGCCGCAGCCATCAGGATGCCAGCGGAGAAGAGGTACAACAGTGTCCTGTTTGGAG GTCTGATAGGCTCAGTCTTCTCCTTCCTGCAGTTCCTCTTGGCACCAGTCACGGGGGCTGTCTCAGACTGTCTCGGGAGGCGCCCGGTGATGCTGCTGTCCCTG GGTGATTGGGGGCATCAGCAAGGGAAACGTCAGCCTCTCCACAGCCATCGTAGCCGACCTGGGCTCACCTTCCGCCCGCAGCCGAGGCATG GCAGTCATTGGAGTGGCCTTCTCGCTGGCCTTCACGCTGGGCCCCATGCTTGGCGCCTTCCTGCCAGCGGAGATGGTACCCTGGCTGGCTTTGCTCTTTGCTGCCTCCGAcctgttgtttattttctgcttcctGCCGGAGACGCTGCCTGCGGAGAAGCGG gcatcCTCTATCGGCCCGGGGTTCCAGGCTGCGGCAGACCTGCTCAGCCCCGTGGCCCTGCTCCGTTTCTCGGCCGTGGCCCGTGGCCAGGACCCACCCGCTGGAGACG GGATCCGTCACCTTCGCCGCCTGGGTCTGGTGTACTTCCTCTACCTCTTCCTGTTCTCGGGTCTCGAGTTCACCCTGAGCTTCCTCGCTCATCAGCGCTTCCAGTTCAGCAG CCTGCAGCAAGGAAAGATGTTTTTCTTCATCGGCCTCACCATGGCCACCGTGCAGGGCGCCTACGCCCGGAAGATCAGCCCTGGCAGCGAGATTGCAGCGGTGAAGCGG CCGCTGCCGTCGTGGTGCCCTGCTTGTCCTCCGTGGTCGCTGACTATG gctTGCCCAGGCAGAAGGGCACGATCATGGGCACACTTCGGAGCCTGGGCGCCCTGGCCAGGGCAGTGGGACCCATGGTGGCTGCCTCAG TGTACTGGCTGGCCGGGGCCAGGGTCTGCTTCACGGTGTGCTCAGGCCTCTTCCTGCTCCCTTTCCTGCTCCTGCGCAACCTGAGGCCTCCAGCCCGCATGGCACCCAAGGCCGAGTAG
- the MFSD10 gene encoding major facilitator superfamily domain-containing protein 10 isoform X7, with protein sequence MGWGAGGSCTPRPPIRQQPLSEPRVITVVFLGLLLDLLAFTLLLPLLPGLLESHGRAHDPLYGSWQQGVDWFAAAIRMPAEKRYNSVLFGGLIGSVFSFLQFLLAPVTGAVSDCLGRRPVMLLSLAGLATSYAVWAASKSFAAFLASRVIGGISKGNVSLSTAIVADLGSPSARSRGMAVIGVAFSLAFTLGPMLGAFLPAEMVPWLALLFAASDLLFIFCFLPETLPAEKRASSIGPGFQAAADLLSPVALLRFSAVARGQDPPAGDGIRHLRRLGLVYFLYLFLFSGLEFTLSFLAHQRFQFSSLQQGKMFFFIGLTMATVQGAYARKISPGSEIAAVKRAILLLVPAFLLIGWGLTLPALGLGLLLYSFAAAVVVPCLSSVVADYGLPRQKGTIMGTLRSLGALARAVGPMVAASVYWLAGARVCFTVCSGLFLLPFLLLRNLRPPARMAPKAE encoded by the exons ATgggctggggagcaggagggagctGCACCCCGCGCCCACCCATCCGCCAACAGCCCTTGTCAGAGCCCCGTGTGATCACCGTGGTCTTCCTCGGCCTCCTGCTGGACCTCCTGGCCTTCACTCTGCTGTTGCCTCTGCTGCCAGGGCTGCTGGAGAGCCATGGCCGTGCCCAC GATCCCCTCTATGGCTCCTGGCAACAAGGCGTGGACTGGTTTGCCGCAGCCATCAGGATGCCAGCGGAGAAGAGGTACAACAGTGTCCTGTTTGGAG GTCTGATAGGCTCAGTCTTCTCCTTCCTGCAGTTCCTCTTGGCACCAGTCACGGGGGCTGTCTCAGACTGTCTCGGGAGGCGCCCGGTGATGCTGCTGTCCCTG GCAGGTCTGGCCACCTCGTATGCCGTGTGGGCGGCCTCAAAGAGCTTCGCCGCCTTCCTGGCCTCCAGGGTGATTGGGGGCATCAGCAAGGGAAACGTCAGCCTCTCCACAGCCATCGTAGCCGACCTGGGCTCACCTTCCGCCCGCAGCCGAGGCATG GCAGTCATTGGAGTGGCCTTCTCGCTGGCCTTCACGCTGGGCCCCATGCTTGGCGCCTTCCTGCCAGCGGAGATGGTACCCTGGCTGGCTTTGCTCTTTGCTGCCTCCGAcctgttgtttattttctgcttcctGCCGGAGACGCTGCCTGCGGAGAAGCGG gcatcCTCTATCGGCCCGGGGTTCCAGGCTGCGGCAGACCTGCTCAGCCCCGTGGCCCTGCTCCGTTTCTCGGCCGTGGCCCGTGGCCAGGACCCACCCGCTGGAGACG GGATCCGTCACCTTCGCCGCCTGGGTCTGGTGTACTTCCTCTACCTCTTCCTGTTCTCGGGTCTCGAGTTCACCCTGAGCTTCCTCGCTCATCAGCGCTTCCAGTTCAGCAG CCTGCAGCAAGGAAAGATGTTTTTCTTCATCGGCCTCACCATGGCCACCGTGCAGGGCGCCTACGCCCGGAAGATCAGCCCTGGCAGCGAGATTGCAGCGGTGAAGCGG GCCATCTTGCTGCTggtgcctgccttcctcctcatTGGCTGGGGGCTCACGCTGCCCGCCTTGGGCCTGGGGCTGCTGCTCTACTCCTTCG CCGCTGCCGTCGTGGTGCCCTGCTTGTCCTCCGTGGTCGCTGACTATG gctTGCCCAGGCAGAAGGGCACGATCATGGGCACACTTCGGAGCCTGGGCGCCCTGGCCAGGGCAGTGGGACCCATGGTGGCTGCCTCAG TGTACTGGCTGGCCGGGGCCAGGGTCTGCTTCACGGTGTGCTCAGGCCTCTTCCTGCTCCCTTTCCTGCTCCTGCGCAACCTGAGGCCTCCAGCCCGCATGGCACCCAAGGCCGAGTAG
- the MFSD10 gene encoding major facilitator superfamily domain-containing protein 10 isoform X3: MGWGAGGSCTPRPPIRQQPLSEPRVITVVFLGLLLDLLAFTLLLPLLPGLLESHGRAHDPLYGSWQQGVDWFAAAIRMPAEKRYNSVLFGGLIGSVFSFLQFLLAPVTGAVSDCLGRRPVMLLSLAGLATSYAVWAASKSFAAFLASRVIGGISKGNVSLSTAIVADLGSPSARSRGMAVIGVAFSLAFTLGPMLGAFLPAEMVPWLALLFAASDLLFIFCFLPETLPAEKRASSIGPGFQAAADLLSPVALLRFSAVARGQDPPAGDGIRHLRRLGLVYFLYLFLFSGLEFTLSFLAHQRFQFSSLQQGKMFFFIGLTMATVQGAYARKISPGSEIAAVKRAILLLVPAFLLIGWGLTLPALGLGLLLYSFGPPGGRRPASTRRLPPPPPHQRLAQAEGHDHGHTSEPGRPGQGSGTHGGCLSVLAGRGQGLLHGVLRPLPAPFPAPAQPEASSPHGTQGRVVELAPPQAGEGVGGRERDLSPPPGAQPWPLLDTPAAPWYARLGSPARRAGSRDSPTPFRFCVHFSLRHTVSARPPNDKIKQLFYTKCLSPAHGCASLPPTWETPEHQKLLHLH, encoded by the exons ATgggctggggagcaggagggagctGCACCCCGCGCCCACCCATCCGCCAACAGCCCTTGTCAGAGCCCCGTGTGATCACCGTGGTCTTCCTCGGCCTCCTGCTGGACCTCCTGGCCTTCACTCTGCTGTTGCCTCTGCTGCCAGGGCTGCTGGAGAGCCATGGCCGTGCCCAC GATCCCCTCTATGGCTCCTGGCAACAAGGCGTGGACTGGTTTGCCGCAGCCATCAGGATGCCAGCGGAGAAGAGGTACAACAGTGTCCTGTTTGGAG GTCTGATAGGCTCAGTCTTCTCCTTCCTGCAGTTCCTCTTGGCACCAGTCACGGGGGCTGTCTCAGACTGTCTCGGGAGGCGCCCGGTGATGCTGCTGTCCCTG GCAGGTCTGGCCACCTCGTATGCCGTGTGGGCGGCCTCAAAGAGCTTCGCCGCCTTCCTGGCCTCCAGGGTGATTGGGGGCATCAGCAAGGGAAACGTCAGCCTCTCCACAGCCATCGTAGCCGACCTGGGCTCACCTTCCGCCCGCAGCCGAGGCATG GCAGTCATTGGAGTGGCCTTCTCGCTGGCCTTCACGCTGGGCCCCATGCTTGGCGCCTTCCTGCCAGCGGAGATGGTACCCTGGCTGGCTTTGCTCTTTGCTGCCTCCGAcctgttgtttattttctgcttcctGCCGGAGACGCTGCCTGCGGAGAAGCGG gcatcCTCTATCGGCCCGGGGTTCCAGGCTGCGGCAGACCTGCTCAGCCCCGTGGCCCTGCTCCGTTTCTCGGCCGTGGCCCGTGGCCAGGACCCACCCGCTGGAGACG GGATCCGTCACCTTCGCCGCCTGGGTCTGGTGTACTTCCTCTACCTCTTCCTGTTCTCGGGTCTCGAGTTCACCCTGAGCTTCCTCGCTCATCAGCGCTTCCAGTTCAGCAG CCTGCAGCAAGGAAAGATGTTTTTCTTCATCGGCCTCACCATGGCCACCGTGCAGGGCGCCTACGCCCGGAAGATCAGCCCTGGCAGCGAGATTGCAGCGGTGAAGCGG GCCATCTTGCTGCTggtgcctgccttcctcctcatTGGCTGGGGGCTCACGCTGCCCGCCTTGGGCCTGGGGCTGCTGCTCTACTCCTTCG GCCCCCCAGGTGGGAGGAGACCAGCAAGCACCCGACggcttcctcccccccccccccaccaaaggctTGCCCAGGCAGAAGGGCACGATCATGGGCACACTTCGGAGCCTGGGCGCCCTGGCCAGGGCAGTGGGACCCATGGTGGCTGCCTCAG TGTACTGGCTGGCCGGGGCCAGGGTCTGCTTCACGGTGTGCTCAGGCCTCTTCCTGCTCCCTTTCCTGCTCCTGCGCAACCTGAGGCCTCCAGCCCGCATGGCACCCAAGGCCGAGTAGTGGAGCTAGCCCCGCCccaagctggggaaggggtgggggggagggaacgggacctctcccctccccctggggcccagccctggcccctgcTAGACACTCCAGCAGCTCCGTGGTACGCGCGCCTGGGCAGTCCTGCCCGTCGTGCCGGGAGCAGGGACTCCCCAACACCTTTCAGGTTTTGTGTTCACTTTTCTCTCAGACACACGGTGTCAGCCAGGCCTCcaaatgacaaaataaagcagCTATTTTATACCAAGTGCCTTTCGCCAGCACACGGCTGTGCCTCACTACCCCCCACCTGGGAGACCCCCGAGCACCAGAAGCTCTTACACCTGCACTGA
- the MFSD10 gene encoding major facilitator superfamily domain-containing protein 10 isoform X9, with translation MGWGAGGSCTPRPPIRQQPLSEPRVITVVFLGLLLDLLAFTLLLPLLPGLLESHGRAHDPLYGSWQQGVDWFAAAIRMPAEKRYNSVLFGGLIGSVFSFLQFLLAPVTGAVSDCLGRRPVMLLSLGDWGHQQGKRQPLHSHRSRPGLTFRPQPRHGSHWSGLLAGLHAGPHAWRLPASGDGTLAGFALCCLRPVVYFLLPAGDAACGEAGILYRPGVPGCGRPAQPRGPAPFLGRGPWPGPTRWRRDPSPSPPGSGVLPLPLPVLGSRVHPELPRSSALPVQQPAARKDVFLHRPHHGHRAGRLRPEDQPWQRDCSGEAGHLAAGACLPPHWLGAHAARLGPGAAALLLRPPRWEETSKHPTASSPPPPPKACPGRRARSWAHFGAWAPWPGQWDPWWLPQCTGWPGPGSASRCAQASSCSLSCSCAT, from the exons ATgggctggggagcaggagggagctGCACCCCGCGCCCACCCATCCGCCAACAGCCCTTGTCAGAGCCCCGTGTGATCACCGTGGTCTTCCTCGGCCTCCTGCTGGACCTCCTGGCCTTCACTCTGCTGTTGCCTCTGCTGCCAGGGCTGCTGGAGAGCCATGGCCGTGCCCAC GATCCCCTCTATGGCTCCTGGCAACAAGGCGTGGACTGGTTTGCCGCAGCCATCAGGATGCCAGCGGAGAAGAGGTACAACAGTGTCCTGTTTGGAG GTCTGATAGGCTCAGTCTTCTCCTTCCTGCAGTTCCTCTTGGCACCAGTCACGGGGGCTGTCTCAGACTGTCTCGGGAGGCGCCCGGTGATGCTGCTGTCCCTG GGTGATTGGGGGCATCAGCAAGGGAAACGTCAGCCTCTCCACAGCCATCGTAGCCGACCTGGGCTCACCTTCCGCCCGCAGCCGAGGCATG GCAGTCATTGGAGTGGCCTTCTCGCTGGCCTTCACGCTGGGCCCCATGCTTGGCGCCTTCCTGCCAGCGGAGATGGTACCCTGGCTGGCTTTGCTCTTTGCTGCCTCCGAcctgttgtttattttctgcttcctGCCGGAGACGCTGCCTGCGGAGAAGCGG gcatcCTCTATCGGCCCGGGGTTCCAGGCTGCGGCAGACCTGCTCAGCCCCGTGGCCCTGCTCCGTTTCTCGGCCGTGGCCCGTGGCCAGGACCCACCCGCTGGAGACG GGATCCGTCACCTTCGCCGCCTGGGTCTGGTGTACTTCCTCTACCTCTTCCTGTTCTCGGGTCTCGAGTTCACCCTGAGCTTCCTCGCTCATCAGCGCTTCCAGTTCAGCAG CCTGCAGCAAGGAAAGATGTTTTTCTTCATCGGCCTCACCATGGCCACCGTGCAGGGCGCCTACGCCCGGAAGATCAGCCCTGGCAGCGAGATTGCAGCGGTGAAGCGG GCCATCTTGCTGCTggtgcctgccttcctcctcatTGGCTGGGGGCTCACGCTGCCCGCCTTGGGCCTGGGGCTGCTGCTCTACTCCTTCG GCCCCCCAGGTGGGAGGAGACCAGCAAGCACCCGACggcttcctcccccccccccccaccaaaggctTGCCCAGGCAGAAGGGCACGATCATGGGCACACTTCGGAGCCTGGGCGCCCTGGCCAGGGCAGTGGGACCCATGGTGGCTGCCTCAG TGTACTGGCTGGCCGGGGCCAGGGTCTGCTTCACGGTGTGCTCAGGCCTCTTCCTGCTCCCTTTCCTGCTCCTGCGCAACCTGA
- the MFSD10 gene encoding major facilitator superfamily domain-containing protein 10 isoform X6, with protein MGWGAGGSCTPRPPIRQQPLSEPRVITVVFLGLLLDLLAFTLLLPLLPGLLESHGRAHDPLYGSWQQGVDWFAAAIRMPAEKRYNSVLFGGLIGSVFSFLQFLLAPVTGAVSDCLGRRPVMLLSLGDWGHQQGKRQPLHSHRSRPGLTFRPQPRHGSHWSGLLAGLHAGPHAWRLPASGDGTLAGFALCCLRPVVYFLLPAGDAACGEAGILYRPGVPGCGRPAQPRGPAPFLGRGPWPGPTRWRRDPSPSPPGSGVLPLPLPVLGSRVHPELPRSSALPVQQPAARKDVFLHRPHHGHRAGRLRPEDQPWQRDCSGEAAAAVVVPCLSSVVADYGKEPFFARGPPGGRRPASTRRLPPPPPHQRLAQAEGHDHGHTSEPGRPGQGSGTHGGCLSVLAGRGQGLLHGVLRPLPAPFPAPAQPEASSPHGTQGRVVELAPPQAGEGVGGRERDLSPPPGAQPWPLLDTPAAPWYARLGSPARRAGSRDSPTPFRFCVHFSLRHTVSARPPNDKIKQLFYTKCLSPAHGCASLPPTWETPEHQKLLHLH; from the exons ATgggctggggagcaggagggagctGCACCCCGCGCCCACCCATCCGCCAACAGCCCTTGTCAGAGCCCCGTGTGATCACCGTGGTCTTCCTCGGCCTCCTGCTGGACCTCCTGGCCTTCACTCTGCTGTTGCCTCTGCTGCCAGGGCTGCTGGAGAGCCATGGCCGTGCCCAC GATCCCCTCTATGGCTCCTGGCAACAAGGCGTGGACTGGTTTGCCGCAGCCATCAGGATGCCAGCGGAGAAGAGGTACAACAGTGTCCTGTTTGGAG GTCTGATAGGCTCAGTCTTCTCCTTCCTGCAGTTCCTCTTGGCACCAGTCACGGGGGCTGTCTCAGACTGTCTCGGGAGGCGCCCGGTGATGCTGCTGTCCCTG GGTGATTGGGGGCATCAGCAAGGGAAACGTCAGCCTCTCCACAGCCATCGTAGCCGACCTGGGCTCACCTTCCGCCCGCAGCCGAGGCATG GCAGTCATTGGAGTGGCCTTCTCGCTGGCCTTCACGCTGGGCCCCATGCTTGGCGCCTTCCTGCCAGCGGAGATGGTACCCTGGCTGGCTTTGCTCTTTGCTGCCTCCGAcctgttgtttattttctgcttcctGCCGGAGACGCTGCCTGCGGAGAAGCGG gcatcCTCTATCGGCCCGGGGTTCCAGGCTGCGGCAGACCTGCTCAGCCCCGTGGCCCTGCTCCGTTTCTCGGCCGTGGCCCGTGGCCAGGACCCACCCGCTGGAGACG GGATCCGTCACCTTCGCCGCCTGGGTCTGGTGTACTTCCTCTACCTCTTCCTGTTCTCGGGTCTCGAGTTCACCCTGAGCTTCCTCGCTCATCAGCGCTTCCAGTTCAGCAG CCTGCAGCAAGGAAAGATGTTTTTCTTCATCGGCCTCACCATGGCCACCGTGCAGGGCGCCTACGCCCGGAAGATCAGCCCTGGCAGCGAGATTGCAGCGGTGAAGCGG CCGCTGCCGTCGTGGTGCCCTGCTTGTCCTCCGTGGTCGCTGACTATGGTAAGGAGCCTTTCTTTGCCCGAGGCCCCCCAGGTGGGAGGAGACCAGCAAGCACCCGACggcttcctcccccccccccccaccaaaggctTGCCCAGGCAGAAGGGCACGATCATGGGCACACTTCGGAGCCTGGGCGCCCTGGCCAGGGCAGTGGGACCCATGGTGGCTGCCTCAG TGTACTGGCTGGCCGGGGCCAGGGTCTGCTTCACGGTGTGCTCAGGCCTCTTCCTGCTCCCTTTCCTGCTCCTGCGCAACCTGAGGCCTCCAGCCCGCATGGCACCCAAGGCCGAGTAGTGGAGCTAGCCCCGCCccaagctggggaaggggtgggggggagggaacgggacctctcccctccccctggggcccagccctggcccctgcTAGACACTCCAGCAGCTCCGTGGTACGCGCGCCTGGGCAGTCCTGCCCGTCGTGCCGGGAGCAGGGACTCCCCAACACCTTTCAGGTTTTGTGTTCACTTTTCTCTCAGACACACGGTGTCAGCCAGGCCTCcaaatgacaaaataaagcagCTATTTTATACCAAGTGCCTTTCGCCAGCACACGGCTGTGCCTCACTACCCCCCACCTGGGAGACCCCCGAGCACCAGAAGCTCTTACACCTGCACTGA